The Formosa sp. Hel1_33_131 genome window below encodes:
- a CDS encoding DUF4240 domain-containing protein: protein MINIFNKFFEKKYMLEKTSKMLDENVFWDIIDLSLKNTNNKDSQEIFLVKEIQKLSPEEIIGFRLRTDKLLYDTYNSEMWCAGYLMNGGCSDDGFEYFRNWVISRGKDTYYNAKNNSDSLISEIADEDEYEYDFESFWYVALTAFENKTGKELYDYISDDFKTNEGNYPQFEFNWEEEKPETMKSICPKLFEKFWNFKLV, encoded by the coding sequence ATGATAAATATTTTTAATAAGTTTTTTGAAAAAAAATATATGCTTGAAAAAACAAGTAAAATGTTAGATGAGAATGTATTTTGGGATATCATTGATTTGTCTTTAAAAAATACAAATAATAAAGATAGTCAAGAAATTTTTTTAGTTAAAGAAATTCAAAAGTTAAGTCCAGAAGAAATAATTGGTTTTAGACTCAGGACTGATAAATTGTTATATGACACTTATAACTCAGAAATGTGGTGCGCAGGATATTTGATGAACGGAGGTTGTTCCGATGATGGGTTTGAATATTTTAGAAATTGGGTTATTTCAAGAGGAAAAGATACTTATTATAATGCTAAAAATAATTCTGATTCACTAATCAGTGAAATAGCAGATGAAGATGAATATGAATATGATTTTGAAAGTTTTTGGTATGTTGCATTAACTGCATTTGAAAACAAAACAGGAAAAGAATTATATGATTATATATCAGATGACTTTAAAACAAATGAAGGAAATTATCCTCAATTTGAATTTAATTGGGAAGAAGAAAAACCTGAAACCATGAAGTCTATATGCCCCAAGTTATTTGAAAAGTTTTGGAATTTCAAATTAGTTTAA
- a CDS encoding helix-turn-helix domain-containing protein — MYDKNVILLDDICFVDKEQLKKKVGQRIIELRSQKGWSQSDLARACNKDRQALEKLENGKVNPTIYSLLEIAKALEVPLKKLVDF; from the coding sequence TTGTATGACAAAAATGTCATATTATTAGATGACATTTGTTTTGTGGATAAAGAACAACTTAAAAAGAAAGTCGGTCAGCGTATTATTGAGTTAAGAAGTCAGAAGGGCTGGAGTCAGTCAGATTTGGCTCGTGCTTGCAATAAAGATAGACAGGCATTAGAAAAGTTGGAGAATGGAAAAGTCAACCCAACAATCTATTCACTTTTGGAAATCGCTAAAGCTTTGGAAGTTCCTTTGAAAAAGTTAGTTGATTTCTGA
- a CDS encoding HigA family addiction module antitoxin, whose amino-acid sequence MLPRLNKIKGIHPGTLLRWELNNRNLKGSELADAIGEHKQTISAILNKRRAINPSLSIKLSKEFKTDNDYFMLLQASYDVKLVAESEIKNTPNLNNIRKVLFWDTNFNNIDWNKNKKAVIQRILERGNKTEINELILFYGRKTISKEIKSIKKSHLPSFEKNIIEHNLK is encoded by the coding sequence ATGTTACCAAGATTAAATAAAATTAAAGGAATACACCCAGGCACACTGTTAAGGTGGGAATTAAATAACCGAAATCTAAAAGGCAGTGAATTAGCGGATGCGATTGGCGAGCATAAACAAACCATAAGTGCTATTCTTAATAAAAGGAGGGCCATAAACCCAAGTCTTTCTATTAAGTTATCAAAAGAGTTTAAAACAGACAACGATTACTTCATGTTATTACAAGCAAGTTATGACGTAAAATTAGTAGCGGAATCTGAAATAAAAAACACACCAAATCTCAATAATATAAGGAAAGTGCTTTTTTGGGATACTAATTTTAATAACATTGATTGGAACAAAAATAAAAAAGCCGTCATACAGAGAATTTTAGAAAGAGGGAATAAAACTGAAATAAATGAACTCATTTTATTCTATGGAAGAAAAACGATTTCCAAGGAAATTAAATCAATAAAGAAAAGCCACTTACCTTCTTTTGAGAAGAATATTATAGAGCATAATTTGAAATAA
- a CDS encoding tetratricopeptide repeat protein codes for MKYLNNILKNLGFEPRQSMPVLSSYAFVLLFFLLTFTGSAQEVDLQLSESNDYVFEGNSIVEEDFIEAEKKYRLAVSTKQNNATGSFNLGNAYYNSELYDEALLRHLEAVENSSSKTEKHKAYHNIGNILMQQKQCKEAVSAFKNALRNNPSDDESRYNLALAQECAKEQGDGDGDDEDKDKDKDENKDEKDDSDEKKDKDEKNKDKGGEDEDKNEGDDKEDEDGKPKDDKGDQKNKDPKDDKGQPQQQPGKLSPQQVKNLLEAMNNEEKKVQEKMNASKTKGVKVKTEKDW; via the coding sequence ATGAAGTACTTAAATAACATACTGAAAAATCTGGGGTTTGAACCCCGTCAATCGATGCCCGTTTTGAGTTCTTACGCCTTCGTATTATTGTTTTTTCTGTTGACATTTACCGGTTCTGCTCAAGAAGTAGATCTTCAATTGTCTGAATCCAATGATTATGTATTTGAAGGAAATTCAATCGTGGAGGAAGATTTTATAGAAGCCGAAAAAAAATACCGCTTGGCAGTTTCAACAAAACAAAATAACGCCACAGGCTCTTTTAACTTAGGAAATGCCTATTACAATTCTGAGCTTTATGACGAAGCACTGCTGCGCCATTTAGAAGCTGTAGAGAACAGCAGTTCAAAAACTGAAAAACACAAGGCGTATCATAATATTGGTAATATTTTAATGCAACAAAAACAATGCAAAGAAGCCGTTTCAGCTTTTAAAAATGCCTTAAGAAATAACCCTTCAGACGATGAAAGTCGCTATAATTTAGCGCTTGCTCAAGAATGTGCCAAAGAACAAGGCGACGGCGATGGTGACGACGAGGACAAGGATAAAGATAAGGACGAGAACAAAGACGAGAAAGACGACAGCGACGAGAAAAAAGATAAGGACGAGAAAAACAAAGACAAAGGGGGCGAAGACGAAGACAAAAACGAAGGAGACGATAAGGAAGATGAAGACGGAAAACCCAAAGACGACAAAGGAGATCAGAAAAATAAAGACCCTAAAGATGACAAGGGTCAACCGCAGCAACAGCCTGGAAAACTATCTCCACAACAAGTAAAAAATTTACTTGAAGCGATGAATAATGAAGAGAAAAAAGTGCAAGAAAAAATGAATGCTTCTAAAACAAAAGGCGTTAAAGTTAAAACAGAAAAAGACTGGTAA
- a CDS encoding Imm32 family immunity protein, which produces MKKIDPFKILGTAVNSKKQQPLEEIVIIASPQTLREIAVFLINAAYEMEVNDFDHMHLQDSIANFSSKKHADIIAHIDYDTSNPKKSLEKKTNEK; this is translated from the coding sequence ATGAAAAAAATCGACCCATTTAAAATACTTGGTACTGCTGTGAATAGTAAAAAGCAACAGCCACTAGAAGAAATTGTAATTATTGCAAGCCCTCAAACATTAAGAGAAATCGCCGTATTTCTGATTAATGCTGCTTATGAGATGGAGGTCAATGACTTTGATCATATGCATCTTCAGGATTCAATAGCTAATTTTTCATCGAAGAAGCATGCTGATATTATTGCTCACATAGATTACGATACGTCAAATCCAAAAAAATCTCTTGAGAAAAAAACTAATGAAAAATAA
- a CDS encoding vWA domain-containing protein, with protein MYQLEEKIWFWLLLIIPVMVVVFLWTLLWKKRVQKKFGNTSTLKRLSPDQSVFKSVLKFCVLSLSIGCFVIALVNPKIGTKLETIKREGVDIVFAIDVSKSMLAEDVAPNRLEKSKQLVTQIINNLASDRIGIIAYAGKAFPQLPITTDYGTAKMFLQSMNTDMLSSQGTAIDEAIQLSRNYFDDEEQTNRVLVIISDGEDHNDLSVEVAEAASEEGIKIYTIGVGSEKGGPIPLKRNGVVMSYKKDKNNETVITKLNTETLKLVAAEAKGEYIDGNTTAAVVEQIRDILNKMDKKEFEAKEFAEYKDQFQWFLGFGLFFLILDILFLERKTAWLKRLNLFNENL; from the coding sequence ATGTATCAATTAGAAGAAAAAATATGGTTTTGGCTGCTGCTCATCATCCCCGTGATGGTGGTGGTATTTCTGTGGACACTTCTCTGGAAAAAACGCGTTCAGAAAAAGTTTGGAAACACAAGTACCCTCAAACGGCTCAGTCCAGATCAGTCCGTATTTAAATCGGTACTTAAATTTTGTGTACTGTCCCTTTCTATAGGGTGTTTTGTGATTGCTTTGGTAAATCCAAAAATTGGCACAAAACTTGAGACCATCAAACGCGAAGGCGTCGATATTGTTTTTGCTATTGACGTTTCAAAAAGTATGCTTGCGGAAGATGTGGCACCCAATCGATTGGAAAAATCCAAACAGTTGGTTACACAAATTATAAATAATTTGGCAAGTGATCGCATTGGGATTATTGCATACGCTGGAAAAGCATTCCCGCAACTGCCGATTACAACAGATTATGGCACGGCAAAAATGTTTTTGCAAAGCATGAATACCGATATGCTCTCCTCGCAAGGAACTGCGATTGATGAAGCCATTCAGTTGTCGCGAAATTATTTTGATGATGAAGAACAAACCAATAGAGTATTGGTCATCATTTCTGATGGAGAGGATCATAACGACCTCAGCGTAGAGGTTGCTGAAGCAGCTTCTGAAGAAGGTATCAAAATATACACCATTGGAGTTGGAAGTGAAAAAGGAGGGCCAATTCCACTGAAACGAAATGGGGTGGTAATGAGTTATAAAAAGGATAAAAATAACGAGACAGTTATTACAAAACTTAATACGGAAACCTTGAAGCTAGTTGCTGCAGAGGCAAAAGGAGAATATATAGACGGCAACACCACTGCGGCAGTGGTGGAACAAATTCGTGACATTTTGAATAAGATGGACAAAAAAGAGTTTGAAGCCAAAGAATTTGCTGAATACAAAGATCAATTTCAATGGTTTTTAGGATTTGGCTTGTTTTTTTTAATTTTGGATATTTTATTTTTAGAACGAAAAACAGCTTGGCTGAAACGCCTCAATTTATTTAACGAAAACCTATGA
- a CDS encoding Imm53 family immunity protein, with protein sequence MRESLYNLGWLIKINLEDTQYKNIKIKIFERGNIDNKDDWIHCKIENKIFEGACGPLNLIELIQCFKNIIEEQKLG encoded by the coding sequence ATTCGAGAGTCTTTATATAACCTAGGTTGGCTTATTAAAATAAATTTAGAAGATACTCAGTACAAAAATATTAAAATAAAAATTTTTGAAAGAGGTAACATAGATAATAAAGATGACTGGATTCATTGTAAGATTGAAAATAAAATATTCGAAGGTGCTTGTGGACCATTAAACCTAATCGAACTAATTCAATGTTTTAAGAATATAATAGAAGAACAAAAACTTGGTTAA
- a CDS encoding DUF58 domain-containing protein — protein sequence MDTKELLKKVRKIEIKTRRLSDHVFGGEYHSTFKGRGMTFSEVRPYQYGDDVRNIDWNVTARCNEPHIKVFEEERELTMMLMVDVSGSKLFGTEAQFKNEIVTEIAATLAFSATQNNDKIGLILFSDGIELYIPPKKGRSHVLRIIRELIEFEPKSKLTNIAEALKFLSNVMKKKAIVFLLSDFMTEEYQHNLKIASGKHDITGIRVYDKYEAEIPNLGMVQMEDQETGASFLVNTASKTVRKNYQANYQTKLHYFSDSFKKSGAGALDCRVDESYVKKLLGYFKQRG from the coding sequence ATGGATACCAAGGAATTACTTAAAAAAGTTCGGAAAATAGAGATCAAAACACGGCGGTTGTCCGACCATGTGTTTGGGGGTGAGTACCACTCGACTTTCAAAGGCCGTGGAATGACCTTTTCTGAAGTAAGGCCCTATCAATATGGTGATGATGTAAGAAATATTGACTGGAATGTCACAGCCCGCTGCAACGAACCGCACATTAAGGTGTTTGAAGAAGAGCGTGAACTGACCATGATGTTAATGGTGGATGTGTCGGGATCCAAATTATTTGGAACTGAAGCGCAATTTAAAAATGAAATTGTAACTGAAATTGCTGCAACGCTGGCCTTTTCAGCCACACAAAATAATGATAAAATTGGATTGATTTTATTCTCGGATGGAATTGAATTGTACATCCCTCCTAAAAAAGGACGTTCTCATGTATTGAGGATTATTAGAGAATTGATTGAGTTTGAACCTAAAAGTAAACTTACGAACATCGCGGAAGCTTTAAAGTTTTTGTCGAATGTGATGAAAAAGAAAGCCATTGTCTTTTTACTTTCTGATTTTATGACGGAAGAATATCAACACAATTTAAAAATCGCTTCTGGAAAACACGACATCACCGGGATCCGCGTTTATGACAAATACGAAGCTGAAATTCCGAATTTAGGAATGGTACAAATGGAAGATCAAGAAACGGGCGCCTCATTTTTAGTCAATACCGCCTCAAAAACGGTGCGTAAAAACTACCAAGCGAATTACCAAACCAAGCTTCATTATTTCTCAGATAGCTTTAAAAAATCGGGCGCAGGCGCTCTCGACTGCAGAGTGGATGAAAGTTATGTGAAAAAATTATTAGGCTATTTTAAACAACGTGGATAA
- a CDS encoding SymE family type I addiction module toxin yields MSKFRILKIYSKFRYRTWDNTTVPEIRLEGRWLEKLGFEQGNEVLIEQKKNKLIITVKKEKEHNTV; encoded by the coding sequence TTGAGTAAATTCAGGATTTTAAAAATATACAGTAAGTTCCGTTATCGAACGTGGGACAATACAACTGTACCTGAAATAAGACTTGAAGGAAGATGGCTTGAGAAACTCGGATTTGAGCAAGGAAATGAAGTGTTAATTGAACAGAAAAAGAATAAGTTGATAATAACTGTGAAGAAAGAAAAAGAGCATAACACTGTATAA
- a CDS encoding ATP-binding protein: MINKRLLIKNLLAHNDESSFYDKKLKINISSKEGKAKFLKHICALSNSNPNNNSYIVIGVDDQYSHIIGVDFFDDSKIQNLVNAYLSHPPIIQYENIPFPHLNDDKVVGLVTIRPKDPQEITSLRKNIWKYYGGNVFFREGSMSMPKVFDIELTDSNSEIVSSIEAHSQNNIQYTLDGVFDFMAKRNDYDPKYKVFKEYFVMCWSGQKKTLKTQTFYSRVDIELINEQVRLFYSTLDAVEISYDNDSFKIIEYVNLGLNGQNTYYELEETTITFGNNAIYNIDSQLLFKPPQYDKKILHHIFNANNALMDRLKQGTELTAAQLKDLKNVPATYLICYFNGFEEALTQLQAAKSLLYKHSDEVYALYKESMRILRKAKYS; encoded by the coding sequence ATGATTAATAAACGACTGCTTATCAAAAACCTTCTTGCGCATAATGACGAGAGTAGTTTTTATGATAAAAAGTTAAAAATTAATATTAGCAGTAAAGAGGGTAAAGCGAAGTTTTTGAAACATATTTGTGCGCTATCCAATAGCAATCCGAATAACAATTCATACATCGTGATTGGGGTGGACGATCAGTACAGTCACATTATTGGGGTTGATTTTTTTGATGATAGTAAAATTCAAAACTTGGTTAATGCCTATCTAAGTCACCCACCAATTATTCAGTATGAAAACATTCCGTTTCCGCATTTGAACGATGATAAGGTGGTGGGGTTGGTAACGATTCGCCCCAAAGACCCCCAAGAGATTACCTCGCTTCGTAAAAATATTTGGAAGTATTATGGCGGCAATGTGTTTTTTAGAGAAGGCAGTATGAGTATGCCCAAAGTGTTTGACATTGAATTGACGGATTCTAATTCTGAAATTGTGTCGTCTATTGAGGCACATTCTCAAAACAACATTCAATATACGTTGGACGGGGTGTTTGATTTTATGGCGAAACGGAACGATTACGATCCAAAATACAAGGTTTTTAAAGAATATTTTGTGATGTGTTGGTCTGGACAGAAAAAGACACTTAAAACCCAAACCTTTTATTCGCGAGTGGATATTGAGTTGATTAACGAGCAGGTGCGCTTGTTTTATTCGACTTTGGATGCCGTTGAGATTTCCTATGACAATGATTCTTTTAAGATTATTGAGTATGTGAATCTTGGTCTAAACGGTCAAAATACGTATTATGAATTAGAAGAAACCACGATTACTTTTGGAAACAATGCGATTTATAACATTGACTCTCAATTGCTTTTTAAGCCGCCTCAATACGATAAAAAGATTCTACACCATATTTTTAATGCGAACAACGCACTTATGGACCGACTTAAACAAGGGACTGAGCTAACAGCGGCGCAGCTCAAAGATTTAAAAAATGTTCCTGCGACCTATTTAATCTGTTATTTTAATGGTTTTGAAGAAGCACTGACACAACTCCAAGCCGCAAAGTCGTTGTTGTATAAACACAGCGACGAAGTGTATGCGCTTTATAAAGAAAGTATGCGGATCTTGAGGAAGGCGAAGTATAGTTAG
- a CDS encoding aldo/keto reductase, which translates to MNKSNFSKIIAGTMSWGAWGKKFNPNQMQRMIETIVDLGISTFDHADIYGGYTTESAFGTAFSKTAIERSKVQFISKCGIQLMGSNRPNELKHYDCSKDYIIFSAEASLKHLNTEYLDLLLLHRPSPLMHPYEVMEAVEQLKKEGKIISFGVSNFTPSQVDLLSSEVVVDVNQIEFSAVQHQALFDGRLEQMLTHKITPMAWAPLGAVFSTKTTSQKKRILDQTQKLTTKYNASPGQLLLAWILKHPSGIHPVIGSTNLKHIKAASKAVSIHLTIQDWFKILEASQGYEVL; encoded by the coding sequence ATGAATAAAAGTAACTTTTCAAAAATTATTGCAGGCACCATGTCTTGGGGTGCTTGGGGCAAAAAGTTCAATCCAAATCAGATGCAACGCATGATTGAAACTATAGTCGATTTAGGCATCAGCACTTTTGACCATGCAGATATTTATGGAGGCTATACGACGGAGTCTGCTTTTGGAACGGCGTTTTCTAAAACGGCGATTGAACGCTCAAAAGTTCAATTTATTTCTAAATGCGGAATTCAATTGATGGGTTCAAACCGCCCAAACGAACTCAAACATTACGATTGTTCAAAAGACTATATCATTTTTTCTGCGGAGGCGTCGTTGAAGCATTTGAACACGGAGTATTTAGATTTGCTTTTACTTCACCGCCCCAGTCCGTTGATGCATCCTTATGAGGTTATGGAAGCTGTTGAGCAATTAAAAAAAGAAGGTAAAATCATTAGCTTTGGGGTGTCTAATTTTACACCTTCACAGGTTGATCTTTTGTCAAGCGAAGTGGTGGTTGATGTGAATCAAATTGAGTTTTCGGCAGTGCAACATCAAGCACTGTTTGATGGACGTTTGGAGCAGATGCTAACACATAAAATTACTCCGATGGCCTGGGCGCCTTTAGGAGCTGTTTTTAGTACTAAAACGACATCTCAAAAAAAACGTATTTTAGACCAAACACAAAAGTTGACAACCAAATACAACGCCTCTCCAGGTCAGTTGTTATTGGCTTGGATTTTAAAACATCCTTCGGGGATTCACCCTGTGATCGGGAGTACAAATTTAAAACACATCAAAGCAGCTTCGAAAGCTGTTTCTATACATTTAACAATCCAAGATTGGTTTAAAATATTAGAGGCCAGCCAAGGTTACGAAGTCCTCTAA
- a CDS encoding AAA family ATPase yields MEENNTTVDIASINKKIEKESAFVDLLTLEMGKVIVGQKHMVERLLIGLLGQGHILLEGVPGLAKTLAINTLSQAVAGSFSRIQFTPDLLPADVVGTMIYNIKANDFTIKKGPIFANFVLADEINRAPAKVQSALLEAMQEKQVTIGDETFILDKPFLVMATQNPVEQEGTYPLPEAQVDRFMLKTIIDYPKIEDEQQIVRANLKGAFEKIKPVVTVAQILSAQAAVREVYMDEKIEKYILDIVFATRYPEKYRLAELKPLISFGASPRGSINLATAAKCYAFIKHRGYVIPEDVRAIVYDVLRHRIGITYEAEAENVTSEDIISKIVNVIKVP; encoded by the coding sequence ATGGAAGAAAATAATACCACTGTTGACATTGCGTCAATAAATAAAAAAATTGAAAAAGAGAGTGCTTTTGTAGATTTACTTACACTAGAAATGGGCAAAGTAATCGTCGGGCAAAAACACATGGTTGAACGTTTACTTATTGGGCTTTTAGGTCAAGGTCACATTCTTTTAGAAGGTGTTCCTGGGCTAGCCAAAACACTCGCCATCAACACCTTATCACAAGCGGTTGCGGGAAGTTTCAGTCGGATTCAATTCACACCCGACCTCCTACCTGCCGATGTGGTAGGAACCATGATTTACAACATCAAGGCCAATGATTTTACCATTAAAAAAGGACCAATTTTTGCCAACTTTGTACTGGCGGATGAAATCAACCGTGCGCCTGCTAAAGTGCAGTCTGCACTCCTAGAGGCCATGCAAGAAAAACAAGTCACCATTGGCGATGAAACCTTTATTTTGGACAAACCATTCCTTGTGATGGCAACCCAAAATCCTGTGGAACAAGAAGGAACCTATCCTCTTCCTGAAGCACAAGTAGATCGTTTCATGTTAAAAACAATCATTGATTATCCAAAAATTGAAGACGAACAGCAAATTGTGAGAGCAAATCTAAAAGGCGCGTTCGAAAAAATAAAACCCGTCGTCACTGTCGCTCAAATTTTGAGTGCACAGGCCGCCGTCAGAGAGGTTTATATGGATGAAAAAATTGAAAAATATATTTTAGACATCGTATTTGCGACGCGTTATCCTGAAAAATACCGCTTGGCGGAACTCAAACCCTTAATTTCTTTTGGGGCTTCTCCAAGGGGAAGTATTAACTTGGCAACGGCAGCCAAATGCTATGCATTTATCAAACATCGTGGCTATGTCATCCCCGAAGATGTGCGTGCAATCGTCTATGATGTACTGCGTCATCGTATCGGAATCACCTATGAAGCGGAAGCGGAAAATGTAACATCCGAAGACATTATTAGTAAAATTGTCAATGTCATTAAGGTGCCTTAA
- a CDS encoding vWA domain-containing protein, with amino-acid sequence MFNGIDFTQKEFLWLLLLVPVLVFWYVLKLKKQTAQLSISSVQGFQRNTIWSTLKHTLFGLRMAAIVLVVLGLARPQTVDVSSKTKTTRGIDIVMAIDVSASMLAKDLKPNRLEALKNVAADFIKGRPNDRIGLVEYAGESYTKTPITSDKSIVLQSLRDIKYNTIITGGTAIGMGLATAVNRIKDSKAKSKIIILLTDGVNNAGFIDPQTASELAVEYGIKTYTIGLGTNGMALSPIAIRNGVFQYGKVQVEIDEELLKEIAEVTGGKYFRANNNRKLKEIYKEIDKLEKTEVEEFKFYNYEEKFRPLIWIALGVLLFEFLLRFTIFRSFI; translated from the coding sequence ATGTTTAACGGAATCGATTTTACTCAAAAAGAATTTTTATGGCTGCTGCTATTAGTCCCTGTCTTGGTCTTTTGGTATGTACTGAAACTCAAAAAACAGACGGCTCAATTAAGCATTTCAAGTGTGCAGGGTTTTCAAAGAAATACCATTTGGAGTACGCTAAAACATACTTTATTTGGACTCAGAATGGCAGCGATTGTTTTGGTGGTTTTGGGCCTTGCGCGACCTCAAACGGTTGATGTGTCTTCCAAAACAAAAACAACCCGAGGCATTGACATCGTCATGGCGATAGATGTTTCTGCGAGTATGTTGGCAAAAGATTTAAAGCCCAATCGGCTTGAAGCCCTAAAAAATGTGGCTGCTGACTTTATCAAAGGGCGTCCCAACGACCGAATTGGGCTTGTAGAATATGCGGGTGAAAGCTACACAAAAACACCGATTACTAGCGACAAGAGTATTGTGCTTCAATCGTTAAGAGATATAAAATACAATACCATAATCACGGGGGGGACCGCCATTGGAATGGGGCTTGCAACCGCCGTAAATCGCATCAAAGACAGCAAGGCAAAAAGTAAAATAATCATTCTTTTGACAGATGGCGTGAACAACGCTGGGTTTATAGACCCTCAAACGGCCAGTGAATTAGCGGTTGAATATGGCATTAAAACATACACCATCGGATTGGGAACTAATGGGATGGCGTTGTCTCCAATTGCCATTCGAAATGGGGTGTTTCAGTACGGAAAAGTTCAAGTGGAAATTGATGAAGAACTCTTAAAAGAAATTGCGGAGGTCACTGGCGGAAAATACTTTAGAGCAAACAACAATCGGAAATTAAAGGAAATTTATAAAGAGATTGACAAGCTCGAAAAAACGGAAGTAGAAGAATTTAAGTTTTATAATTATGAAGAAAAATTTAGACCTTTAATTTGGATCGCCCTAGGTGTATTGTTGTTTGAGTTTTTATTGCGATTTACAATATTTAGAAGTTTTATTTAG
- a CDS encoding nucleotidyl transferase AbiEii/AbiGii toxin family protein encodes MELFLNTVSDLLWNSLKQLMSMEVFNSFRIVGGTSLSLQLGHRESVDIDLFTDADYDSIAFSLLETKLTKTFPYVDISPVDLVGMGKSYFIGNNENECVKLDLFYTDPFVFPCILEQGVRFASIEEVAAMKFEVIANGGRKKDFWDVHELLETYTLDEMIDFYLKRSPYGYSKDELLLKVVDFSDAEDDFTPNCLRGKVWELIKLDFEVKTDKII; translated from the coding sequence ATGGAGTTATTCTTAAATACTGTTTCCGATTTGCTTTGGAATTCTCTAAAACAATTAATGTCAATGGAGGTCTTTAATAGTTTTAGAATTGTTGGAGGCACCTCATTAAGTCTTCAACTAGGTCATAGAGAGTCCGTTGACATCGATTTATTTACAGATGCTGATTATGATAGTATCGCGTTTTCTTTACTTGAAACTAAATTGACTAAAACCTTTCCTTATGTAGATATATCACCCGTTGATTTGGTAGGAATGGGCAAGTCGTATTTTATTGGCAACAATGAAAATGAATGTGTAAAATTAGATTTATTTTACACAGATCCTTTTGTTTTCCCTTGTATTCTGGAACAAGGAGTTAGGTTTGCAAGTATTGAAGAAGTTGCGGCAATGAAATTTGAAGTAATTGCTAATGGTGGCAGGAAAAAAGATTTTTGGGATGTCCACGAACTATTAGAAACTTACACGTTAGATGAAATGATAGACTTTTATCTCAAAAGAAGTCCATATGGTTATTCAAAAGATGAATTACTCCTGAAAGTCGTTGATTTTTCTGATGCAGAAGACGATTTTACACCAAACTGCCTTAGAGGAAAAGTCTGGGAATTAATTAAGTTAGATTTTGAAGTTAAAACCGATAAAATTATATGA